In Humulus lupulus chromosome 7, drHumLupu1.1, whole genome shotgun sequence, the following are encoded in one genomic region:
- the LOC133792478 gene encoding alpha-mannosidase At3g26720-like produces MCYARHYDPPDGFTFEINDVSPPIQDDTLIFDYNVQERVNDFVAAALAQANVTRTNHIMWMMGTDFCYQYVISWFRQMDKFIHYVNQDGRVNALYSTLSLYTDAKHATDEKWPLKTDDFFPYADHPNAYWTGYFTSRPGLKGYVRALSGYCLTARQLEFLKGRVDSGPNTKQVLLQGGFNIVVFFRNLLD; encoded by the exons atgtGTTATGCTAGA CATTATGATCCTCCTGATGGTTTCACGTTTGAAATAAATGATGTTTCACCACCTATTCAG GATGATACTCTTATATTTGACTATAATGTTCAAGAGCGAGTGAATGACTTTGTTGCTGCCGCTTTAGCTCAG GCTAACGTGACAAGAACCAATCACATTATGTGGATGATGGGGACAGATTTTTGTTATCAATATGTAATTTCATGGTTCAGGCAGATGGACAAGTTTATTCACTATGTAAATCAG GATGGGCGTGTGAATGCACTGTATTCAACACTATCTCTTTACACTGATGCGAAACATGCAACTGATGAGAAATGGCCTCTTAAAACTGATGACTTTTTCCC GTATGCAGATCATCCAAATGCTTATTGGACCGGGTACTTTACAAGTCGTCCAGGACTTAAAGGTTACGTTAGAGCTTTGAGTGGTTACTGTCTG ACAGCTAGGCAGTTGGAGTTTTTAAAAGGAAGGGTTGACTCAGGGCCAAACACTAAG CAAGTTTTGCTACAAGGTGGCTTCAACATTGTTGTTTTCTTTAGGAACTTGTTGGATTGA
- the LOC133792480 gene encoding protein MOR1-like — protein sequence MVKDEKTGTCYRADHLLKDFCSEKLQKDLSITAKEAVEMKRILAILDDLSAEELGAKRKEYRIIAPDTKNPLSDPYPFNLMFMRPDTAQGIFVNFDQTQYFVLPSLSSLMKFYLINRYGKEVCDAVVAKCLTGRPKTVEKAQAIFMLWIELEAVEPFLDAMEKAIKAKVAKAVVSAIDVMFQALSEFGAKVVPPKRILKMLPELFDYQDQNVRASSKGLTLELCRWIGKDPVKSILFEKMRDTMKKELEAELVNVIGAARPCRRIRSEQDKEPEKEVVSEVVGAGPSEESTSDAPQEIDEYELVDPVDILAPLEKSGIWDGVKAIKWSERKEAVAELTKIASTKRIAPGDFSEICRTLKKLITDVNIAVEVEAIQAIGNLAQGLRTNFYASSRFLLPVLLVCSFFAS from the exons ATGGTTAAAGATGAGAAAACGGGGACTTGCTATCGTGCCGATCACTTGCTCAAGGACTTCTGCAGTGAAAAGCTTCAAAAAGACCTTTCCATAACTGCCAAGGAGGCTGTAGAAATGAAGCGCATACTTGCTATTTTGGATGATCTTTCAGCTGAAGAGCTCGGTGCCAAACGTAAGGAGTATCGCATTATAGCTCCAGACACTAAGAATCCACTTTCTGATCCATATCCATTCAATCTTAT GTTCATGCGGCCAGATACTGCACAGGgcatatttgttaattttgaccAAACTCAGTACTTCGTTTTGCCTTCATTGAGTTCACTAATGAAG TTTTATCTGATTAACAG GTATGGCAAAGAAGTATGTGACGCGGTTGTGGCGAAATGTCTCACCGGTAGGCCTAAGACGGTGGAGAAGGCCCAGGCCATCTTTATGCTTTGGATTGAATTGGAGGCTGTAGAGCCTTTCTTG GATGCAATGGAGAAGGCGATAAAAGCCAAAGTTGCTAAAGCTGTTGTTTCCGCAATTGATGTCATGTTTCAAGCCTTAAG TGAGTTTGGAGCAAAAGTTGTGCCTCCAAAGAGGATATTAAAGATGTTGCCTGAGCTATTTGACTATCAAGATCAAAATGTTCGTGCATCTTCTAAAGGACTTACTCTTGAGCTTTGTCGATGGATTGGAAAGGACCCTGTAAAATCAATATTATTTGAGAAAATGAGGGATACAATG aaaaaagaatTGGAAGCCGAGCTGGTGAATGTAATAGGGGCAGCTAGGCCATGTCGTAGAATAAG GTCTGAGCAAGACAAGGAGCCAGAAAAGGAGGTTGTATCTGAAGTTGTGGGTGCTGGCCCATCTGAGGAATCTACATCTGATG CTCCTCAGGAAATAGATGAGTATGAGCTCGTTGATCCTGTTGATATATTGGCTCCTTTGGAGAAGTCTGGAATTTGGGATGGAGTG AAAGCAATCAAGTGGTCAGAACGGAAAGAGGCTGTTGCAGAGCTAACCAAGATTGCTTCAACAAAAAGAATAGCACCCGGTGATTTCTCAGAAATCTGTCGGACACTAAAAAAG CTCATAACAGATGTTAATATCGCTGTAGAAGTCGAGGCAATTCAAGCTATTGGCAATCTTGCTCAGGGTTTAAGAACTAATTTCTATGCAAGTTCACGCTTCCTATTGCCAGTTTTGTTGGTATGTTCATTTTTTgctagctaa